The proteins below come from a single Oncorhynchus gorbuscha isolate QuinsamMale2020 ecotype Even-year linkage group LG12, OgorEven_v1.0, whole genome shotgun sequence genomic window:
- the phldb2b gene encoding pleckstrin homology-like domain family B member 2 isoform X5, translated as MQSASCGHSRFSHGFPGFTAVGDPETLCQPESDQMSPDEPQSPLDLIDTGKCLKVQTATPHLVSLGSGRLSVAITLLPLKEGVTRIGREDAAVPQDITIQGVGIEAEHCIIINTSGVIILDPCGNLCSLDGIPVTSPVPLTQGYSLCLGQSYFFRFNHPEEASRMKSMLPQKSPVSPLAYSTDYLKFSSDYSHGVVGGAGSARGMRSASELRDLMDTLQRKKIALETSLRANGDSSPSYFSMTQSPPTTPVTSPTSMSSAYQEQARRFYGSDRPPLSVKAAVPPSPSRRSDPPSSRSSMTRNQSYQSQDSLLASPGDGRRQLNPNSSPLLSMWNGGGSSNSVAGGESLSSPPPRSSLSPTSGAASVPSSPRLGRRSHGNHEPTPSNRTRKYSAGSIGGMIGSHSLSLPRLCLSSSPRSHDNGALVLSTLPPTSRRSEPLRNSSHNNSQNHITNSNYNHNPTTNFNYSQGQNMNQKGNQGEGVVSISLSSPKSPTQAPPDVTVPFRSGGSSSPRVAKKLSLTSTSSTSSLQEPEWPASCGVPPGPELFFGEREHRGGSLEPGLGLGERRQSFGKGGLEPGFGLGDRRQSFGKGGVEPSLGLGERRQSFGKGGLEPGLGLGERRQSFGKGGVGLGAGVTPPGGFRARSGSISSLSGKEELTDYHHRQRDERLREQEVERLERQRLETILSLCSELGRSEQDRERTVGSSVDAGAGLADLQMINRELEKLQVSDDDESESVFSDSTVNGNGAGSGSENGYYGNDEERPVRQRRSSGHRDHMAESPAIILRSSATSLTAHLPRTNRALVEEGQRRQEVTRVEEERIQVLNNMEELEQKIKELDNQMDESLREVEVERALVEAEQQAELAALQQERDALETLNTKMSDMEQQAQNQKSPACVSLQAERARVEQLSQNVCELRSQLHCCPEAMKEPLQEQLTRNSEVLEAETKRFEDLEFQQLERESRHDEEKEESTQQLLREIADYQRSTVTRKERLVALNKQAGQITQQAQREKDSFLKERTSLQMMVQREKDNLASVENKYADLTGGRGFPLSPISLKEGYVTVSEINEIYSQLGGNPSPAPVLANPSPDSEPSPPTDDSAPKPAEAVLCRSSSPVDCPSSFSSHPLLPRRPPLTKTPSVHWPEDMVTYRDPSPLPDSPPPPLPVKKHSHNRQHFRSLEERKRLVKEGGAHLSDTLPRKKTTSIVTPQFNCATLGRSMPNKSHQPLVQSSSCGSILPRAMSVSSNRDTDKRHLHKGQPSSRAASQSNVYLDTYGHCDNGQAYDTMSVDSSDSMETSISACSPDNVSCASTSNVTKLEEMERLLRQAQAEKNRLIEHKEQEMESRKQALEEERRRREDLEKRLQEETNRRQKLIDREVKLREKQRAQSRPLTRYLPVRKDDFDLKAHIESAGHSADTCFHLSLTEKTCRGFLVKMGGKIKTWKKRWFVFDRNRRTLSYFSDKHEAKLKGVIYFQAIEEVYYDHLKNAHKSPNPCLTFSVKTHDRVYYMVAPSPEAMRIWMDVIVTGAEGYTQFMV; from the exons GTTACTCTCTGTGTCTGGGTCAATCCTACTTCTTCCGTTTCAACCATCCAGAAGAGGCCAGCCGTATGAAGAGCATGCTGCCCCAGaagagccctgtctctcctctggccTACAGCACAG actatCTGAAGTTCAGTAGTGACTACAGCCATGGGGTGGTGGGAGGGGCCGGCAGTGCAAGAGGGATGCGTTCTGCCTCAGAGCTCCGTGATTTGATGGACACCTTACAACGAAAGAAGATCGCCCTGGAGACGAGCCTGAGAGCCAATGGGGACTCTAGCCCCTCCTACTTCAGTATGACACAG TCTCCACCCACCACGCCTGTGACCTCACCCACCTCGATGTCGTCAGCCTATCAAGAGCAGGCTAGGCGTTTCTATGGCTCTGATCGCCCACCCCTCTCGGTCAAAGCCgcagtccctccctccccctctcggcGCTCTGACCCCCCTTCCTCCCGATCCTCCATGACCCGGAACCAATCCTACCAATCACAAGACAGCCTGCTGGCCTCCCCTGGCGACGGGCGACGACAACTAAACCCAAACTCCTCCCCCCTGTTGTCGATGTGGAACGGTGGAGGTTCCTCTAACTCAGTGGCCGGTGGTgagagcctctcctctcctcctccacgttcatccctctctccaaccaGTGGAGCAGCCAGCGTGCCCTCCAGCCCCCGCCTGGGACGCCGAAGTCACGGCAACCATGAGCCGACACCTAGCAACCGAACCAGGAAGTACTCTGCAGGGTCGATAGGTGGCATGATAGGAAgtcacagcctctctctgcccCGCCTCTGCCTATCATCGTCGCCACGTTCCCATGATAATGGAGCCTTGGTGCTCTCTACCCTCCCCCCGACCTCGCGGCGCTCTGAACCTCTACGTAACTCTTCTCACAACAATAGCCAAAACCACATCACAAACAgtaactacaaccataacccaACCACTAACTTTAACTACAGCCAGGGCCAAAACATGAACCAGAAGGGGAACCAAGGTGAGGGGGTGGTATccatttccctctcctccccaaagTCTCCTACCCAGGCCCCTCCAGACGTAACTGTCCCGTTCCGATCAGGGGGCTCCTCCAGTCCCCGCGTAGCCAAGAAACTCAGCCTCACCTCCACCAGCTCCACATCCAGCCTCCAGGAGCCAGAGTGGCCAGCCAGCTGCGGAGTCCCCCCTGGACCAGAGCTTTTTTTCGGGGAGAGGGAGCACAGAGGTGGCAGCCTGGAGCCTGGTCTAGGGTTAGGGGAACGGAGACAGTCTTTTGGGAAGGGTGGGCTTGAACCAGGGTTCGGTCTGGGGGACAGAAGACAGTCCTTTGGAAAGGGAGGGGTAGAACCTAGTTTGGGATTAGGGGAACGGAGACAGTCTTTTGGGAAGGGAGGTTTAGAgccaggtttagggttaggggaacgAAGGCAGTCATTTGGGAAGGGAGGAGTGGGGCTGGGGGCGGGGGTGACCCCACCTGGGGGGTTCAGGGCGAGGAGTGGCAGTATCAGCTCCCTGAGTGGGAAGGAAGAACTGACTGACTACCACCATcgccagagagatgagagactacGAGAACAGGAGGTGGAGAgactg GAACGCCAGCGGCTGGAAAccattctgtctctgtgttcagagctgggtcGATCGGagcaggacagggagaggactgTTGGTTCTAGTGTCGATGCCGGTGCTGGTCTAGCCGACCTTCAGATGATCAACCGGGAACTAGAGAAACTCCAGGTCTCTGACGACGATGAGTCAGAATCCGTCTTCTCTGACTCAACTGTGAACGGAAATGGGGCCGGTAGCGGCTCTGAGAACGGTTACTACGGTAACGACGAGGAGCGTCCAGTCCGACAGCGACGGAGCAGCGGCCACCGGGACCACATGGCAGAATCGCCAGCCATCATCCTACGAAGCTCCGCCACCTCGCTCACCGCGCACCTGCCTAGGACTAATCGG GCGCTGGTGGAGGAGGGCCAGCGGAGGCAGGAAGTGACtcgtgtggaggaggagaggatccaGGTGCTGAACAACATGGAGGAGCTGGAACAGAAGATCAAAGAACTGGACAACCAGATGGATGAGTCTCTCAGAGAG gtggaggtGGAGCGTGCCCTGGTGGAGGCAGAGCAGCAGGCGGAGCTAGCGGCCTTGCAGCAGGAGAGAGATGCTCTGGAGACACTCAACACCAAGATGTCTGACATGGAACAACAGGCACAGAACCAGAAGAGTCCG gcgtGTGTGTCGCTGCAGGCTGAGAGGGCTAGGGTAGAGCAGCTGTCTCAGAATGTGTGTGAGCTGCGCTCCCAGctccactgctgtcctgaggcCATGAAGGAGCCCCTACAGGAGCAGCTCACcagg aaCTCCGAGGTGCTGGAAGCTGAGACGAAGCGTTTTGAGGACCTGGAGTTTcagcagctggagagagagagtcgtcatgatgaggagaaggaggaaagcACACAACAACTCCTCAGAGAGATAGCTGACTACCAACGGAGCACCGTCACACGCaag GAGAGGCTGGTGGCGCTAAATAAGCAGGCGGGACAGATTACCCAGCAGGCTCAGCGAGAGAAGGACAGCTTCCTGAAGGAGCGGACCAGCCTGCAGATGATGGTGCAGAGG gagaaAGATAACCTTGCTTCTGTGGAAAATAAGTATGCTGACCTCACAGGTGGGCGGGGCTTCCCTCTCAGCCCTATCAGTCTCAAGGAG GGCTATGTAACAGTCAGTGAGATCAATGAAATTTACTCCCAGCTGGGGGGGAACCCTAGTCCTGCCCCTGTTCTGGCCAATCCCTCCCCTGATTCTGAGCCTAGTCCCCCCACTGACGACAGCGCCCCAAAACCAGCGGAggccgtg CTCTgtcgctcctcctctcctgtcgaTTGTccttcctccttttcctcccATCCCCTATTGCCCCGCCGCCCCCCTCTCACCAAAACCCCCTCGGTTCATTGGCCGGAGGACATGGTGACCTATCGtgacccctctcccctccctgactctcctcctcctcctctgcctgtcAAAAAACACAGCCACAACAGGCAG cactTCCGTTCactggaggagagaaagaggttaGTGAAAGAAGGTGGGGCCCACCTGAGTGACACATTACCCAGGAAGAAGACCACGTCCATCGTCACCCCTCAGTTCAACTGTGCTACACTAGGACGCAGCATGCctaacaag TCCCATCAGCCCCTGGTCCAGAGTTCTAGCTGTGGCAGTATTTTACCCCGGGCCATGTCTGTCTCCTCCAATAGAGACACAGATAAACGGCACCTGCACAAGG GTCAGCCGAGCTCTCGCGCCGCCTCCCAGTCCAACGTGTACCTGGACACCTACGGTCACTGTGATAACGGCCAGGCATACGACACCATGAGCGTGGACAGCTCTGACTCAATGGAGACCAGCATCTCTGCCTGCTCCCCGGACAACGTCTCCTG tgccAGTACGTCTAACGTGACCAAACTGGAGGAAATGGAGCGTCTGCTGAGACAGGCTCAGGCAGAGAAGAATCGCCTCATAGAACACAAG GAGCAAGAGATGGAGTCACGCAAACAggctctggaggaggagaggaggaggagggaggatctGGAGAAACGACTGCAGGAGGAGACCAACAGACGACAGAAACTCATCGACAGGGAGGTGAAACTACGGGAGAAACAGAGAGCACAG TCCCGTCCTCTGACGCGCTACCTGCCAGTTCGAAAGGACGACTTTGACCTAAAAGCCCATATAGAGTCAGCGGGCCACAGTGCTGACACCTGTTTCCACCTGTCCCTCACGGAGAAGACATGCCGAGGATTCCTGGTCAAGATGGGGGGAAAGATCAAGACCTGGAAGAAACGCTGGTTTGTCTTTGACCGCAACCGACGAACGCTCTCCTACTTCTCAG ACAAGCATGAGGCCAAGCTGAAAGGGGTCATCTACTTCCAAGCAATAGAGGAAGTTTACTATGACCACTTAAAGAACGCACACAAG AGTCCTAACCCGTGTCTGACGTTCAGTGTGAAGACTCATGACAGGGTCTATTACATGGTGGCCCCCTCTCCTGAGGCCATGAGGATCTGGATGGATGTCATTGTCACTGGGGCCGAGGGATACACTCAGTTCATGGTGTAG
- the phldb2b gene encoding pleckstrin homology-like domain family B member 2 isoform X7: MQSASCGHSRFSHGFPGFTAVGDPETLCQPESDQMSPDEPQSPLDLIDTGKCLKVQTATPHLVSLGSGRLSVAITLLPLKEGVTRIGREDAAVPQDITIQGVGIEAEHCIIINTSGVIILDPCGNLCSLDGIPVTSPVPLTQGYSLCLGQSYFFRFNHPEEASRMKSMLPQKSPVSPLAYSTDYLKFSSDYSHGVVGGAGSARGMRSASELRDLMDTLQRKKIALETSLRANGDSSPSYFSMTQSPPTTPVTSPTSMSSAYQEQARRFYGSDRPPLSVKAAVPPSPSRRSDPPSSRSSMTRNQSYQSQDSLLASPGDGRRQLNPNSSPLLSMWNGGGSSNSVAGGESLSSPPPRSSLSPTSGAASVPSSPRLGRRSHGNHEPTPSNRTRKYSAGSIGGMIGSHSLSLPRLCLSSSPRSHDNGALVLSTLPPTSRRSEPLRNSSHNNSQNHITNSNYNHNPTTNFNYSQGQNMNQKGNQGEGVVSISLSSPKSPTQAPPDVTVPFRSGGSSSPRVAKKLSLTSTSSTSSLQEPEWPASCGVPPGPELFFGEREHRGGSLEPGLGLGERRQSFGKGGLEPGFGLGDRRQSFGKGGVEPSLGLGERRQSFGKGGLEPGLGLGERRQSFGKGGVGLGAGVTPPGGFRARSGSISSLSGKEELTDYHHRQRDERLREQEVERLERQRLETILSLCSELGRSEQDRERTVGSSVDAGAGLADLQMINRELEKLQVSDDDESESVFSDSTVNGNGAGSGSENGYYGNDEERPVRQRRSSGHRDHMAESPAIILRSSATSLTAHLPRTNRALVEEGQRRQEVTRVEEERIQVLNNMEELEQKIKELDNQMDESLREVEVERALVEAEQQAELAALQQERDALETLNTKMSDMEQQAQNQKSPACVSLQAERARVEQLSQNVCELRSQLHCCPEAMKEPLQEQLTRNSEVLEAETKRFEDLEFQQLERESRHDEEKEESTQQLLREIADYQRSTVTRKERLVALNKQAGQITQQAQREKDSFLKERTSLQMMVQREKDNLASVENKYADLTGGRGFPLSPISLKEHFRSLEERKRLVKEGGAHLSDTLPRKKTTSIVTPQFNCATLGRSMPNKSHQPLVQSSSCGSILPRAMSVSSNRDTDKRHLHKGQPSSRAASQSNVYLDTYGHCDNGQAYDTMSVDSSDSMETSISACSPDNVSCASTSNVTKLEEMERLLRQAQAEKNRLIEHKEQEMESRKQALEEERRRREDLEKRLQEETNRRQKLIDREVKLREKQRAQSRPLTRYLPVRKDDFDLKAHIESAGHSADTCFHLSLTEKTCRGFLVKMGGKIKTWKKRWFVFDRNRRTLSYFSDKHEAKLKGVIYFQAIEEVYYDHLKNAHKSPNPCLTFSVKTHDRVYYMVAPSPEAMRIWMDVIVTGAEGYTQFMV; encoded by the exons GTTACTCTCTGTGTCTGGGTCAATCCTACTTCTTCCGTTTCAACCATCCAGAAGAGGCCAGCCGTATGAAGAGCATGCTGCCCCAGaagagccctgtctctcctctggccTACAGCACAG actatCTGAAGTTCAGTAGTGACTACAGCCATGGGGTGGTGGGAGGGGCCGGCAGTGCAAGAGGGATGCGTTCTGCCTCAGAGCTCCGTGATTTGATGGACACCTTACAACGAAAGAAGATCGCCCTGGAGACGAGCCTGAGAGCCAATGGGGACTCTAGCCCCTCCTACTTCAGTATGACACAG TCTCCACCCACCACGCCTGTGACCTCACCCACCTCGATGTCGTCAGCCTATCAAGAGCAGGCTAGGCGTTTCTATGGCTCTGATCGCCCACCCCTCTCGGTCAAAGCCgcagtccctccctccccctctcggcGCTCTGACCCCCCTTCCTCCCGATCCTCCATGACCCGGAACCAATCCTACCAATCACAAGACAGCCTGCTGGCCTCCCCTGGCGACGGGCGACGACAACTAAACCCAAACTCCTCCCCCCTGTTGTCGATGTGGAACGGTGGAGGTTCCTCTAACTCAGTGGCCGGTGGTgagagcctctcctctcctcctccacgttcatccctctctccaaccaGTGGAGCAGCCAGCGTGCCCTCCAGCCCCCGCCTGGGACGCCGAAGTCACGGCAACCATGAGCCGACACCTAGCAACCGAACCAGGAAGTACTCTGCAGGGTCGATAGGTGGCATGATAGGAAgtcacagcctctctctgcccCGCCTCTGCCTATCATCGTCGCCACGTTCCCATGATAATGGAGCCTTGGTGCTCTCTACCCTCCCCCCGACCTCGCGGCGCTCTGAACCTCTACGTAACTCTTCTCACAACAATAGCCAAAACCACATCACAAACAgtaactacaaccataacccaACCACTAACTTTAACTACAGCCAGGGCCAAAACATGAACCAGAAGGGGAACCAAGGTGAGGGGGTGGTATccatttccctctcctccccaaagTCTCCTACCCAGGCCCCTCCAGACGTAACTGTCCCGTTCCGATCAGGGGGCTCCTCCAGTCCCCGCGTAGCCAAGAAACTCAGCCTCACCTCCACCAGCTCCACATCCAGCCTCCAGGAGCCAGAGTGGCCAGCCAGCTGCGGAGTCCCCCCTGGACCAGAGCTTTTTTTCGGGGAGAGGGAGCACAGAGGTGGCAGCCTGGAGCCTGGTCTAGGGTTAGGGGAACGGAGACAGTCTTTTGGGAAGGGTGGGCTTGAACCAGGGTTCGGTCTGGGGGACAGAAGACAGTCCTTTGGAAAGGGAGGGGTAGAACCTAGTTTGGGATTAGGGGAACGGAGACAGTCTTTTGGGAAGGGAGGTTTAGAgccaggtttagggttaggggaacgAAGGCAGTCATTTGGGAAGGGAGGAGTGGGGCTGGGGGCGGGGGTGACCCCACCTGGGGGGTTCAGGGCGAGGAGTGGCAGTATCAGCTCCCTGAGTGGGAAGGAAGAACTGACTGACTACCACCATcgccagagagatgagagactacGAGAACAGGAGGTGGAGAgactg GAACGCCAGCGGCTGGAAAccattctgtctctgtgttcagagctgggtcGATCGGagcaggacagggagaggactgTTGGTTCTAGTGTCGATGCCGGTGCTGGTCTAGCCGACCTTCAGATGATCAACCGGGAACTAGAGAAACTCCAGGTCTCTGACGACGATGAGTCAGAATCCGTCTTCTCTGACTCAACTGTGAACGGAAATGGGGCCGGTAGCGGCTCTGAGAACGGTTACTACGGTAACGACGAGGAGCGTCCAGTCCGACAGCGACGGAGCAGCGGCCACCGGGACCACATGGCAGAATCGCCAGCCATCATCCTACGAAGCTCCGCCACCTCGCTCACCGCGCACCTGCCTAGGACTAATCGG GCGCTGGTGGAGGAGGGCCAGCGGAGGCAGGAAGTGACtcgtgtggaggaggagaggatccaGGTGCTGAACAACATGGAGGAGCTGGAACAGAAGATCAAAGAACTGGACAACCAGATGGATGAGTCTCTCAGAGAG gtggaggtGGAGCGTGCCCTGGTGGAGGCAGAGCAGCAGGCGGAGCTAGCGGCCTTGCAGCAGGAGAGAGATGCTCTGGAGACACTCAACACCAAGATGTCTGACATGGAACAACAGGCACAGAACCAGAAGAGTCCG gcgtGTGTGTCGCTGCAGGCTGAGAGGGCTAGGGTAGAGCAGCTGTCTCAGAATGTGTGTGAGCTGCGCTCCCAGctccactgctgtcctgaggcCATGAAGGAGCCCCTACAGGAGCAGCTCACcagg aaCTCCGAGGTGCTGGAAGCTGAGACGAAGCGTTTTGAGGACCTGGAGTTTcagcagctggagagagagagtcgtcatgatgaggagaaggaggaaagcACACAACAACTCCTCAGAGAGATAGCTGACTACCAACGGAGCACCGTCACACGCaag GAGAGGCTGGTGGCGCTAAATAAGCAGGCGGGACAGATTACCCAGCAGGCTCAGCGAGAGAAGGACAGCTTCCTGAAGGAGCGGACCAGCCTGCAGATGATGGTGCAGAGG gagaaAGATAACCTTGCTTCTGTGGAAAATAAGTATGCTGACCTCACAGGTGGGCGGGGCTTCCCTCTCAGCCCTATCAGTCTCAAGGAG cactTCCGTTCactggaggagagaaagaggttaGTGAAAGAAGGTGGGGCCCACCTGAGTGACACATTACCCAGGAAGAAGACCACGTCCATCGTCACCCCTCAGTTCAACTGTGCTACACTAGGACGCAGCATGCctaacaag TCCCATCAGCCCCTGGTCCAGAGTTCTAGCTGTGGCAGTATTTTACCCCGGGCCATGTCTGTCTCCTCCAATAGAGACACAGATAAACGGCACCTGCACAAGG GTCAGCCGAGCTCTCGCGCCGCCTCCCAGTCCAACGTGTACCTGGACACCTACGGTCACTGTGATAACGGCCAGGCATACGACACCATGAGCGTGGACAGCTCTGACTCAATGGAGACCAGCATCTCTGCCTGCTCCCCGGACAACGTCTCCTG tgccAGTACGTCTAACGTGACCAAACTGGAGGAAATGGAGCGTCTGCTGAGACAGGCTCAGGCAGAGAAGAATCGCCTCATAGAACACAAG GAGCAAGAGATGGAGTCACGCAAACAggctctggaggaggagaggaggaggagggaggatctGGAGAAACGACTGCAGGAGGAGACCAACAGACGACAGAAACTCATCGACAGGGAGGTGAAACTACGGGAGAAACAGAGAGCACAG TCCCGTCCTCTGACGCGCTACCTGCCAGTTCGAAAGGACGACTTTGACCTAAAAGCCCATATAGAGTCAGCGGGCCACAGTGCTGACACCTGTTTCCACCTGTCCCTCACGGAGAAGACATGCCGAGGATTCCTGGTCAAGATGGGGGGAAAGATCAAGACCTGGAAGAAACGCTGGTTTGTCTTTGACCGCAACCGACGAACGCTCTCCTACTTCTCAG ACAAGCATGAGGCCAAGCTGAAAGGGGTCATCTACTTCCAAGCAATAGAGGAAGTTTACTATGACCACTTAAAGAACGCACACAAG AGTCCTAACCCGTGTCTGACGTTCAGTGTGAAGACTCATGACAGGGTCTATTACATGGTGGCCCCCTCTCCTGAGGCCATGAGGATCTGGATGGATGTCATTGTCACTGGGGCCGAGGGATACACTCAGTTCATGGTGTAG